In the Flavobacterium pallidum genome, one interval contains:
- the hisS gene encoding histidine--tRNA ligase encodes MAQKPGIPKGTRDFSPGEVAKRQYIFGIIKGNFERFGYQPIETPSFENSETLMGKYGEEGDRLIFKILNSGDFLEKVSEEELLSKNPKQLTSKISEKALRYDLTVPFARYVVQHQNDIEFPFKRYQIQPVWRADRPQKGRFREFFQCDADVVGSKSLWQEVELVQLYDAVFSELGLDGVTIKINNRKILSGIAEVIGAKDKLIDFTVALDKLDKIGEDGVRKEMTDKGISAEAIKKIQPLFQFSGSIQKKLEKLEQMLSGSDEGLKGVQELHFICDKIAALGLDKSILDLDVTLARGLNYYTGAIFEVAPPKAVLMGSVGGGGRYDDLTGIFGLKNMSGVGISFGLDRIYLVLEELGLFPATVNATSKVLFVNYGENEALYAMKAIMKLRKSGVKAELYPDNVKVGKQFQHADKREIPFVVIVGDQEMIDEKFTLKNLATGDQELVDFGKLEQILKE; translated from the coding sequence ATGGCACAAAAACCGGGAATCCCAAAAGGGACAAGAGATTTTTCACCAGGAGAGGTGGCGAAAAGGCAATATATTTTTGGGATTATCAAAGGCAATTTTGAACGGTTCGGGTACCAGCCTATAGAAACGCCATCGTTTGAGAATTCGGAGACGTTGATGGGGAAATATGGTGAAGAAGGGGATAGGCTGATTTTTAAGATTTTGAATTCCGGGGACTTTCTGGAAAAAGTTTCAGAGGAAGAATTGCTTTCTAAAAACCCAAAGCAACTGACATCCAAAATTTCCGAAAAAGCATTACGTTACGATCTGACCGTGCCTTTTGCACGCTACGTTGTACAACATCAGAATGATATAGAATTTCCGTTTAAGCGTTACCAAATCCAGCCGGTTTGGCGTGCAGACAGGCCACAAAAAGGACGTTTCCGTGAGTTTTTCCAATGTGATGCCGATGTTGTGGGGTCTAAAAGTTTATGGCAGGAAGTCGAGTTGGTACAATTGTATGATGCTGTTTTCAGTGAACTTGGATTAGACGGTGTGACTATCAAAATTAACAATCGCAAGATCTTATCCGGGATTGCGGAAGTTATCGGTGCCAAAGACAAACTCATAGATTTTACCGTGGCGCTTGATAAATTGGATAAGATAGGCGAAGATGGGGTCAGGAAGGAAATGACCGACAAAGGCATTTCTGCGGAAGCGATAAAAAAAATACAGCCATTATTCCAGTTTTCCGGTTCGATTCAGAAGAAATTGGAAAAACTGGAGCAAATGTTGTCAGGCTCTGATGAAGGTTTGAAAGGGGTGCAAGAACTCCACTTTATATGCGACAAAATTGCGGCATTGGGGCTGGATAAATCCATACTCGACCTTGATGTAACTTTGGCACGCGGCCTGAACTACTACACGGGAGCTATCTTTGAAGTGGCGCCTCCGAAAGCCGTTTTGATGGGATCTGTAGGCGGTGGCGGAAGATATGATGACCTAACAGGTATTTTCGGGTTGAAAAATATGAGCGGCGTGGGAATTTCCTTCGGACTGGACAGGATTTACCTTGTTTTGGAGGAGCTGGGATTATTTCCCGCTACGGTTAATGCGACTTCAAAAGTCCTGTTTGTAAATTATGGGGAAAATGAGGCGCTGTATGCCATGAAAGCGATTATGAAATTGCGTAAATCGGGTGTCAAGGCAGAGTTGTATCCTGACAATGTAAAAGTGGGAAAACAATTCCAGCATGCTGATAAAAGGGAAATACCTTTTGTGGTCATTGTCGGGGATCAGGAGATGATTGATGAAAAATTTACATTAAAGAACCTGGCAACGGGTGACCAGGAATTGGTTGATTTCGGGAAACTAGAACAAATTCTTAAGGAATAA
- a CDS encoding HAD family hydrolase: MINTIIFDFGDVLINLDKETSLNEFKKLGLDGPNPELLKLNDDFERGKITEDQFLEGFRKNLPNASIDQIKAAWNSIIGDFPLYRLEFLQLLSTKYRLFLLTNTDIIHMENFEDQVGMSFASDFYRCFEKVYYSHEMGMRKPDESIFNFILKKHDLSPKRTLFVDDKKENTDAAAALGINVWNLQPDEDVVNLFEKKFMVVDA, encoded by the coding sequence ATGATCAACACAATTATTTTTGATTTTGGCGATGTCTTAATCAATCTTGACAAGGAAACATCACTTAATGAATTTAAAAAACTAGGCCTTGACGGACCCAATCCGGAATTACTGAAACTCAACGATGATTTCGAGCGCGGTAAAATTACCGAAGATCAGTTCCTGGAAGGGTTTAGAAAAAACCTTCCAAATGCTTCGATAGACCAGATTAAGGCCGCGTGGAACAGCATCATTGGCGATTTCCCACTTTATCGCCTTGAATTCCTGCAACTGCTTTCGACCAAATACAGGCTTTTCCTGCTCACGAATACAGATATCATACACATGGAGAATTTTGAAGACCAGGTAGGGATGTCATTTGCCAGCGACTTTTACCGCTGTTTTGAAAAAGTATACTATTCCCATGAAATGGGCATGCGAAAACCAGATGAATCCATCTTCAACTTTATCCTGAAAAAACACGACCTTTCCCCGAAACGCACGCTGTTCGTCGACGATAAGAAAGAAAATACAGATGCTGCCGCGGCATTGGGGATCAATGTCTGGAACCTACAGCCTGATGAGGATGTCGTAAACCTCTTCGAAAAGAAATTCATGGTTGTTGATGCATGA
- a CDS encoding T9SS type A sorting domain-containing protein, whose protein sequence is MKNLYTRISILFLFGMLMVAPKSFSQDDDFTEETFTKLRLGFHSHNNFYRQILLGFENDNATEGIDPGFDAVNVFNLPNDFYFLCGTTELFIQGVGYYNTNNIYPLGVRSNSVGTITINIDAAEYWDPTQEVFIYDADNNTYFNIKNGPFTANVGVGTFNNRFSLRFSTQSTLGTGTITDGKMSVNYITSEKVLSLINTTSNTATTVSLYSITGQKAAYWNVSEIDQTNLNLPVSGLSAGVYIVNVETPGGTITKKVLLK, encoded by the coding sequence ATGAAAAATCTTTACACACGCATCAGCATCCTATTCCTCTTCGGAATGCTGATGGTGGCCCCAAAATCCTTTTCACAGGATGATGACTTCACAGAAGAAACCTTTACGAAGCTTCGTTTAGGATTCCATTCTCACAACAATTTTTACAGGCAAATCCTTCTCGGTTTCGAAAATGACAACGCTACCGAAGGAATTGATCCGGGGTTTGACGCTGTGAACGTTTTTAACCTGCCGAATGACTTTTACTTTTTATGCGGCACTACAGAATTGTTTATACAAGGTGTTGGTTATTACAATACGAACAATATTTATCCTTTAGGCGTAAGGTCTAATTCTGTAGGCACCATCACTATCAATATCGACGCGGCTGAATATTGGGACCCAACGCAGGAAGTATTCATTTATGATGCAGACAATAACACCTATTTTAATATCAAAAACGGGCCGTTTACTGCTAATGTTGGTGTTGGGACCTTCAATAACAGGTTTTCACTGCGTTTTTCTACACAATCCACTTTAGGAACAGGAACAATTACTGATGGAAAAATGTCCGTAAATTACATTACTTCTGAAAAAGTATTATCGTTGATAAACACAACTTCCAATACCGCTACAACCGTAAGCCTTTACAGCATTACCGGTCAAAAAGCAGCCTATTGGAACGTGTCTGAAATAGACCAGACAAATTTAAACCTTCCTGTATCCGGCCTTAGCGCAGGTGTTTATATTGTAAATGTCGAAACGCCGGGTGGCACCATCACGAAGAAAGTTTTACTGAAATAA
- the ribD gene encoding bifunctional diaminohydroxyphosphoribosylaminopyrimidine deaminase/5-amino-6-(5-phosphoribosylamino)uracil reductase RibD, producing MTIHEKFMRRCLELAQNGLGTTYPNPLVGSVIVHEGKIIGEGWHRKAGEPHAEVNAINSVKDTALLEKSAIYVNLEPCSHFGKTPPCCDLIISKKIPEIIIGITDPHSKVAGEGIRRLQEAGKKVTIGVLEKDCSDINKRFFTFHNKKRPYIILKWAETPDGFIAPKTKSEIKPVWITNETSRQLVHKWRSEEHAILIGTQTAVDDNPTLTTRDWAGKNPVRIVIDRHNRIPKENHIFDNQAETILISGTEIDFNENCAAQIAEYLYKRNIQSVIIEGGRKTLQTFIDAGFWDEARIFKGKIPFGDGVKAPDILGTISETHSISGDELLMLTNNDQHNYF from the coding sequence ATGACTATCCACGAAAAATTCATGCGGCGCTGCCTTGAACTTGCCCAAAACGGACTTGGAACCACCTATCCGAATCCTTTGGTGGGAAGCGTCATTGTTCATGAAGGCAAAATCATCGGCGAAGGCTGGCATCGGAAAGCCGGGGAACCTCATGCTGAAGTGAATGCAATCAATTCGGTAAAGGACACAGCGTTACTTGAAAAATCAGCTATTTATGTGAACCTGGAACCGTGCAGCCATTTTGGAAAAACACCACCCTGCTGTGATTTGATCATTTCCAAAAAAATACCTGAAATCATTATTGGCATTACCGATCCCCATTCGAAAGTGGCAGGAGAAGGCATACGAAGGCTTCAGGAAGCAGGTAAAAAAGTAACCATCGGTGTTCTTGAAAAAGACTGCAGCGACATCAACAAACGTTTTTTTACTTTCCATAATAAAAAAAGGCCTTACATTATCCTGAAATGGGCAGAAACACCCGATGGTTTCATAGCTCCGAAAACCAAATCGGAAATTAAACCGGTCTGGATCACCAACGAAACTTCGCGCCAATTGGTCCATAAATGGCGCAGTGAGGAACATGCTATACTGATTGGAACGCAGACTGCCGTTGATGATAACCCGACACTGACAACCAGGGATTGGGCAGGAAAAAATCCCGTCAGAATAGTTATCGACAGGCACAACAGAATTCCAAAAGAAAATCATATATTTGATAATCAGGCGGAAACCATACTGATTTCAGGCACTGAAATTGACTTTAATGAAAATTGTGCGGCACAAATTGCGGAATATCTGTACAAACGCAATATCCAGTCAGTTATCATTGAAGGCGGCAGAAAAACATTACAGACATTTATAGACGCTGGTTTTTGGGACGAAGCGAGAATTTTTAAAGGGAAAATTCCGTTTGGTGACGGCGTTAAAGCACCTGATATTTTGGGTACTATTTCTGAAACGCATTCCATTTCAGGAGACGAACTTTTAATGCTTACTAACAATGATCAACACAATTATTTTTGA
- a CDS encoding ABC transporter permease gives MFKLFRENIRVALGSIRTQLLRTVLTVLIIAIGIMALVGILTVVAALENELTSNFASMGANTFTINQYDYSSRSSEEEKPHPAITFQQARDFKERFSYPFSTCSLSFAATSSAEVRYESEKTDPEITIMGVDNLFITNSGLEIQSGRDFTGFDIENNNYTCILGSDFLKGLFKNTQPIGKTISIRGARFKVIGVLKERGSTFGNSQDLRVFIPIQIARSLFSMPNTNYTISVMAGRNELLNAAVDNATITMRDVRKLSPVEQNDFGVVRSDDLINRVMEISVYLDGAAFLISIITIFGSSIALMNIMIVSVTERTREIGVRKALGAKKTTIAVQFFIETLVIGQLGGFVGSIFGLLIGYIISSFIGFAFVIPWGAIVWAFVVSFLVAIASGLYPAIKAAKLDPIEALRYE, from the coding sequence ATGTTTAAACTCTTCCGGGAAAATATCCGTGTTGCTTTAGGCTCCATCCGCACCCAATTGCTACGCACCGTGTTGACAGTGCTGATTATCGCCATAGGGATTATGGCGCTGGTTGGGATCCTGACTGTGGTAGCGGCTTTGGAAAACGAACTGACCTCCAATTTTGCATCGATGGGCGCCAATACGTTCACCATCAATCAATATGATTATTCCTCGCGCAGCAGTGAGGAGGAAAAACCACATCCAGCCATTACATTCCAGCAGGCACGGGATTTTAAAGAACGTTTCAGTTATCCGTTTTCAACCTGCTCGTTATCATTTGCGGCTACTTCATCGGCAGAAGTTCGTTATGAATCCGAAAAAACCGACCCGGAAATCACCATTATGGGGGTCGACAATCTGTTCATCACCAATTCGGGGCTCGAAATACAATCAGGCCGTGATTTCACAGGATTCGACATTGAAAACAATAATTACACCTGCATTTTAGGCTCTGATTTCTTAAAAGGCCTGTTCAAAAACACCCAACCGATTGGCAAGACCATTTCCATCCGCGGTGCGCGGTTTAAAGTGATCGGCGTATTGAAAGAGCGCGGTTCCACCTTTGGCAACAGCCAGGATCTACGGGTTTTCATCCCGATACAGATTGCGCGTTCACTGTTTTCGATGCCCAACACGAACTACACCATCAGTGTAATGGCGGGCAGGAATGAACTGCTGAACGCCGCTGTAGACAATGCCACCATTACGATGCGCGATGTGAGAAAACTGAGCCCGGTCGAGCAAAACGATTTCGGTGTAGTACGCAGTGACGACCTTATTAATCGTGTCATGGAAATCTCGGTATATCTTGACGGTGCGGCTTTCCTGATCAGCATCATCACGATTTTCGGCTCGTCGATCGCGCTTATGAACATCATGATTGTCTCCGTTACGGAACGTACGCGTGAAATCGGCGTACGGAAGGCATTGGGCGCAAAAAAAACAACTATCGCCGTACAGTTTTTTATAGAAACGCTGGTCATCGGGCAATTGGGCGGATTTGTAGGTTCCATTTTTGGACTGCTGATCGGCTACATCATTTCCTCCTTTATCGGATTTGCATTTGTAATTCCCTGGGGCGCCATAGTCTGGGCATTTGTAGTAAGTTTCCTGGTGGCGATCGCTTCGGGCTTGTACCCTGCTATCAAGGCCGCCAAACTCGACCCGATTGAAGCTTTGCGTTACGAATAA
- the prmC gene encoding peptide chain release factor N(5)-glutamine methyltransferase, translated as MPVKITDYRTKFVETLTPIYDKLEAESFFYLILEDLRGLKRIDLALNPDNEITEIEKWGHLLEALKNEVPVQYLLGKTTFYGLTFEVNENVLIPRQETEELVDWIVSDHKDQNTKILDIGTGSGCIAISLAKSFTDAKVSAIDVSEKALAIAEKNAEINQVEVNFLSKNILTTDDLEERYDIIVSNPPYVRELEKDEIRKNVLAYEPHLALFVADDDALVFYRKIATLALKSLHPEGKLYFEINQYLGKEMLQLLESMGFKDIQLRKDIYGNDRMVKATI; from the coding sequence ATGCCAGTTAAAATCACCGATTACAGAACCAAATTCGTCGAAACGCTGACTCCCATTTATGATAAACTGGAAGCGGAGAGTTTCTTTTACCTGATATTGGAAGATCTCCGGGGTTTGAAAAGAATAGATCTGGCTTTGAATCCGGATAACGAAATTACTGAAATTGAAAAGTGGGGTCATTTGCTTGAAGCGCTTAAAAATGAAGTGCCCGTTCAATATCTGTTAGGGAAAACGACTTTTTATGGGTTGACATTTGAAGTGAATGAAAATGTCCTGATCCCGAGGCAGGAAACTGAAGAGTTGGTCGATTGGATTGTTTCAGATCATAAAGATCAAAACACGAAAATCCTTGACATAGGGACGGGGAGTGGCTGCATCGCCATTTCTTTGGCAAAAAGCTTTACCGATGCGAAGGTTTCGGCCATTGATGTTTCTGAAAAGGCTTTGGCTATTGCAGAAAAGAATGCAGAAATCAATCAGGTAGAAGTGAATTTCTTGTCGAAAAATATCCTCACTACCGATGATTTGGAAGAGCGTTATGACATCATCGTTTCAAATCCGCCGTATGTACGCGAATTGGAAAAAGATGAAATCCGCAAAAATGTTTTAGCGTATGAGCCACATCTGGCATTGTTTGTAGCGGATGATGATGCGCTGGTGTTTTACCGTAAAATAGCCACTCTGGCACTCAAAAGCCTGCATCCTGAAGGGAAATTATATTTTGAAATCAACCAGTATTTGGGAAAGGAAATGTTGCAGTTATTGGAATCGATGGGTTTTAAGGATATCCAACTTCGAAAAGATATCTATGGAAATGACCGTATGGTGAAGGCAACCATATAG